CGTCGCATGATCCACATACAATCGAACCGTTCCTTATAAGCAAATCACACGATGTCATATCGACGCGCACGCCGTCGCGTCTAGGCGACGGCCTTTCAATCTGCGAGCCCCACCATGTTCAAGAGACTTCGCGAAGACATTGCCACGATTCGGGAGCGGGACCCCGCTGCTCGCAGCGCCTGGGAAGTACTCACCTGTTACCCGGGTCTGCACGCGCTCGTCCTGCATCGGCTCGCGCATGCCTGCTGGCGCGCGCGGCGCCGCTGGCTCGCGCGTTTCGTTTCGCAAATCGCAAGGTTCCTGACCGGCATCGAGATTCATCCGGGCGCGACGATCGGTCGGCGCGTATTTATCGATCACGGCATGGGCGTGGTCATCGGCGAGACGGCCGAGGTCGGCGACGACTGCACGATCTACCAGGGCGTCACGCTCGGCGGCACGCTGCTCACGCGCGGCGCCAAGCGCCATCCGACGCTCGAGCGTGGCGTCATCGTCGGCGCGGGTGCGAAGGTGCTCGGCGGCTTCACGATCGGCGAGGACGCGAAGATCGGCTCGAACGCGGTCGTCGTCAAACCGGTGCCGGCCGGGGGGACGGCCGTCGGCAATCCGGCGCGCGTCATCATGCCGGCCGACCCGAAGCGCTCGCCCGAGCATGCGGCGTTTTGCGCCTACGGTATCGCGCCGAATGCGGAGGATCCGGTCTCGCTCGCATTGCATGGCCTCATCGACCACGCGGCAACCGAAAAGCTGCGTGTCAACGAGATCGTCGCTGCGCTCGAACGGCTCGGTGCGCGGCTCGAGGCCATGCAGAGCGGCGATGCGGCGGTCGTGGACTTGCAGCGCCTTTCGGCCGCCATTCAAGGAGCCGTGACGACGCACGACGAAGTGTCTGGCGTAGCCGAGCGTTAAATAAGCGCACCGCAAGCGCCGCCTGGAGCCGTAGCCACGCGAACGCGCGGCCACGGCACGGATGAGTCAATCCAGCGGCAGGGCGTGAATCCCTTCGGCGTCGATGCGCAGATAGCCGCCTCGGTGCGCGCCGTGGTCGAAATCCCAATCGGGCAGGACCCAGCGCGTGCCGCCCATCTCTTGATGACGCGCGGGCTTGTGCGTATGCCCGTGGATCATCGTCGTCGTATGGCTCGTGCGGAACAGGGCTTCGACGCTTTCATGCGTGACGTCGTAAAGCGGCGAGGGCGGCCGCGTGCGGCCTTCTTCGCTCGAGGCGCGCATGCGCTCGGCGAGTGCATGCCGCCATTTGAACGGCCACGCGAGGAACATGAGTTGAGCCGCGCGCCATCGTGCGAAGCGGCGAAACGTCTGGTACTTACGGTCGGCCGTGCAAAGCGCGTCGCCATGTGCGAGCACGATGCGTGCGCCGAACGCGGTCATCACGAACGGATCGGGCAGCCAGATGGCGCCGGCCGCCTTCATGAACCGTTTGCCGAGCAGGAAGTCGCGGTTGCCGTGCATGATGTACAGGGCGATACCGCGTTCAGAAAGCGAGTGCAGGATGTCCGCGATGCGGGCGGCGAACGGATCGGCTCGAAGCATGTCGTCGCCGATCCAATACTCGAACAAATCGCCGAGCACGAAGACGGAATCGGCGCTCTCCGCCGTCACACGGACGAAATGCTCGAACGCGTCGACCGTGCGTGGAATCGACGTGCTCAGATGCAGATCGGAGATGAGCAAGAGCGGCCGCGGCGCGTGCGGGCGCGCGTGGCCATGCTCGTGCGGCACGCTGGCCTCGACGTTGCGAGGCCCCGCGTCTTGCCGCGCCGAGATTCCAGCATCTCGGATGACGCTCGTATTCAATCGACCACGACCGCTTTCTCGATGACGACGTCATCGAGCGGCACGTCCTGGTGGAAGCCCTTCGAGCCCGTCCTCACCTTCTTGATCTTGTCGACGACGTCGAGCCCTTCGACGACGCGCCCGAACACGGCGTAGCCCCAGCCCTGCGGCGTCGGCGACGTGTGGTTGAGGAAGTCGTTGTCGTTGACGTTGATGAAGAATTGCGCCGTCGCCGAGTGCGGATCGTTCGTGCGGGCCATCGCGACCGAGCCCTTGACGTTCTTCAGGCCATTGTTTGCTTCGTTGTCGATCGGTTCGTCGGTCGGCTTTTGCTTCATGCCGGCTTCGAAGCCGCCGCCCTGGATCATGAAGCCGTCGATGACCCGGTGAAACACGGTGTTGTCGTAGTGGCCTTTCTTCACGTAATTGAGGAAATTTTCGACCGACTTCGGGGCCTTTTCGGCGTCGAGTTCGAGCTTGATGACGCCGTGGTTAGTATGCAGTTCGACCATGATGAATTCCTTTCTAAAAAGCCAAGCCGGCGCGGGGGAGCGCCGGCGGGGGGAGCGTTATTTCGAAACGACGGTTGCCGATTGGATCACGATCGGCTGTTGCGGTACGTTCGCCATCGATTCGCGCGTCGTGGTGGGCGCCGCCTCGATCTTCTTTACCACGTCCATGCCCGAGACGACCTTGCCGAACACGGCATAGCCGTTGCCGTCCGGATTGGGATAGTCGAGCCCTGCGTTGTCGACGGTGTTGATGAAGAATTGATCGGTGGCCGAGTTCGGATCGCTCGTGCGCGCCATGGCGATCGTACCTTCGGCGTTCTTCAGGCCGTTGCGGCTTTCGAGCGGAATCGGCGCGCGCGTCGGCTTTTCCGCGTAGCTCACCGTGTAGCCGCCGCCCTGAATCATGAAGCCCGGGATCACGCGATGAAAGATTGTGCCGCTGTATTGACCGGATTTCACGTAATCGAGAAAGTTTGCGACCGTCTTGGGCGCCTTCTCCGGATAGAGCTCGACCTTGATGTCGCCGTCCGTCGTTTTCAGCAACACCTGCGGGTGCCCGGCGGTGGCGTTCGTTTGAGCGAAGGCGGGCACGTTCGCGATGAGAGCGGCGCTGCCGAGCGCCAACCAAAAACTTTTCATATTTGTCCTCAACGTGGAAGAAATCGGATCGAATGCCGTACTCAATGGGACGGCGCGATGTAAGGCTGAGTCGGGAACTGGCCGTTCGAGCCGCCGAATTCGACGCCCGGCGAGGTCAATGCCGGGGTCCTGGCCATGTGCTCGCGCGGCTCGGCCGCCGTAGACGAGGCGGCGGGTGCAGGAGCCGCGGCCGATACGATGCGCTCGATCGCCGCTATCCGTTGCGCCGCGGCGGGGCTCGCCTGGCCGAGACTTTGCGCGCGCCGGTACGATTGCTCGGCGAGGTGCAGGTACAAGTCGCCCAGATTTTCGTAGGCGAGCCCGTAGCTCGGGTTCGTCTGGACGGCCGTCTCGAGCGCCGCGCGCGCGTCCTCGTAGCGGCCGTGCTTCGCGTACAGCGCGGCAAGATTGTTGTACGGCTCGGGCAACTCGGGGTACATCTGCGTCAATTCGGTGAATTGGCGGATCGCATCGTCGTCGCGATTCAAGCGTGCGAGCACGGCGCCCCGCTTGAATTTCGCTTGAGCGTCTTGCGGGTGCGAGGCGATGCGCGCATCGAGTTCGGCGAGGGCCGCGCGCCAGTTTTGCGCGGCGATCGATGCATCGATTTGCGGCGTGCCGTCGACCGCCGCCGGCGATGTTTGCGCATGCGCCGCCATGCTCGTGAAAGCCGCGAGCGCAAGGCTCAGAACGGAGGCGGCGGCGAGGGCCGCGGTACGGTGCATGCGGCCGCTGGAAGGTTTCATAGGCTCGGGTCTGGATGTTATACTCCGGCCCATTCTAACAAAACGTTTGCCGGTTTCCCCGAACGGCAAACGGTCCTCCGCCAGTCGTGGTCGCCTTTCGCGCCGCTCGTTTCGAAGCACTCGTCGCGCGAAGACATCGGCACCGCGCAAGCCGTTAGCGCTTCATCGCGGAATGCTGCGAAACGCGCGTTGCCGAGTGCGGATTGCTCAAAGCTCACGCATCGTCTCTATGGAATCACTGCGCATCTACAACACGCTCGCGCGTGACAAGCAACCGTTCGTGCCGCGCCGCGTGGGCGAAGTGCGCATGTACGTCTGCGGGATCACCGTCTACGACTATTGCCACGTCGGGCACGCCCGGCTTTTGGTCGTATTCGATCTCGTGCAGCGTTGGCTGCGCACGCTTGGCTACCGCGTGACCTATGTGCGCAACATCACCGACGTCGACGACAAGATCATCCGGCGCGCCGTCGAAAACGGCGAGACCATCAAGGCCGTCACCGATCGCTACATCGCCGCGATGTACGAAGATGCCGATGCGCTCGGCGTAGCGCGTCCCGATATCGAGCCGCGCGCGACCGACTACATTCCGCAGATGCTGGGCATGATCGATGCGCTCGTTGCGAACGGTTATGCGTATCACGCACAAGACGGCGACGTGAATTACGCCGTGCGCAAATTCGCGCGTTACGGTGCGCTCTCCGGAAAGTCGCTCGAAGATCTGCGCGCCGGTGAGCGCGTCGTGGCGAACGACGCCAAGGAAGATCCGCTCGATTTCGTGCTCTGGAAGCATACGAAGCCCGGCGAGCCGCCCGAGTGCTCGTGGGATTCCAAGTACGGTCCGGGCCGCCCGGGCTGGCACATCGAATGTTCGGCGATGGGCTGCGCGCTGCTCGGCGAGCATTTCGATTTGCACGGCGGCGGGCAGGACCTGCAGTTTCCGCATCATGAGAACGAGATTGCCCAAAGCGAAGGCGCGACGGGGCAGACGTTCGTCAACTATTGGATGCACAACGGCTTCGTGCAGATCGACAACGAGAAGATGTCGAAGTCGCTCGGCAATTTCTTCACGATTCGCGACGTGCTCGCGAAGTACGATCCGGAAGTCGTGCGCTTCTTCCTCGTTCGTGCTCACTACCGTTCGCCGATCAACTATAGCGACGTTCATCTCGACGATGCGCGCGCCGCGCTTACGCGCCTGTACACCGCGCTCAAAGACGTCGCGCCCGACAGCGCGCCGCTCGACTGGAGCGAAGCGCATGCGCAGCGGTTTCGCGAGGCGATGAACGACGACTTCAATACGCCTGTCGCCGTGGCCGTGCTGTTCGAGTTGGCAACGGAGGTGAACCGCACGCGCGATGCGCAATTGGCGCGGCAACTGCGCGCGCTCGCGGGCACGCTGGGGTTGTTGGGCCGCGAGCCGCGCGCGTTCTTGCAACAAGCGGCGGGCGCGCAGGCCGCCGATGGGCTCGATGTGGCCGCGATCGAAACGAAGATCGCCGCGCGCACCGCGGCCAAGCATGCGAAAGACTACGCCGAGGCAGACCGGATCCGAGCGGAATTGCTCGATGCCGGTGTTGCGCTTGAAGACAAACCGGGCGGGCTGACCGAATGGCGCCGCGTATGACGACCGTGCATCGCACGTCGCGCTGATCGACTCGCCAGGCAGGAGGCAAGATGGCAACGGCCAGGAAGGTGCCCGCACGCGCTAGTCGCAAGGGCGACGCGCGCGCGAGCGCAGCGGCGGCACCCTTTGATACGAACGAGAAGACGGCAGCCAAGCGCACCGCGACCACGAAGCGGCCGCCGGCCGCCAAGCCGAACGGCGCGGCGGCGCCCGTTCAGATCGGCACGCTCGAGCCTGCCGTTACGCGCCCCGCCTATTGGGACCGCGCGTGTGCGGATCTCGTCAAGCGCGACCGTATTCTGAAACGCTTGATCCCGAAGTTCGGCCCTGTGCACCTCGTGAACGGCGACGATCCATTCGTGACGCTCGCGCGTTCCGTCGTCGGTCAGCAGATTTCCGTACAGGTTGCGCAAGCGGTGTGGGAGCGGATCGAACTCGCATGTCCGAAGCTCGCGCCGCAGCAATTCAAGAAGCTCGGCCAGGAAAAGCTCATCGCTTGCGGGTTGTCGAAACGCAAGTCGGAGTATCTGCTCGACCTCGCGCAGCATTTCGTCTCGGGAGCGCTGCACGTCGACAAATGGATGTCGATGGACGACGAAGCGGTCATCGCGGAGCTCACGCAGATTCGCGGCATCGGTCGTTGGACCGCCGAGATGTTCTTGATTTTCAATCTGTCGCGCCCCGACGTGTTGCCGCTCGACGACCTCGGTTTGATCCGGGCGATCAGCGTCAACTACTTCAGCGGCGAGCCCGTGACGCGCAGCGAGGCGCGTGAAGTGGCGGCGAACTGGGAGCCATGGCGCACGGTGGCGACGTGGTACATGTGGCGCAGCCTCGACGGGGTGGCTGAGTAATCTATCGATTTTGTGATTCGATAGTTTTGCTCGATTTTGGCCGGGGCGCGGGCGGTTAGAATACGCGCTGCCGCAGGATTCTAGGAACGAACATATGAAAACGACCTTTCTGGATTTCGAACAGCCCATCGCGGAGCTCGAAGCAAAAATCGAAGAATTACGCTTCGTGCAGGACGATTCGGCTGTCGATATTTCGGAAGAGATCGAGCGGTTGTCGAAAAAGAGTCAGCAGCTCACGAAAGACCTCTACGCGAGCCTGTCCCCATGGCAGGTTTCGCAGATCGCGCGTCATCCGCAGCGCCCGTATACGCTCGATTATGTCAACGAGCTATTCACCGATTTCCACGAACTGCACGGTGACCGCGCGTATGCCGACGACCTGTCGATCATCGGTGGTTTGGCGCGCTTCAACGGCCATCCCTGCATGATCATCGGTCAGCAAAAGGGCAGGGACACGAAGGAGCGCGCGGCGCGCAATTTCGGCATGCCGCGCCCCGAAGGCTATCGCAAGGCCGAACGGCTGATGCGCCTGGCCGAAAAATTCTCGCTGCCGCTCTTCACGTTCATCGATACGCCCGGTGCGTACCCGGGCGTCGGCGCCGAGGAGCGCGGACAATCGGAGGCGATTGGGCGCAACCTCTACGTCATGGCCGAACTGAAAACGCCCATCATCTCCACGGTGATCGGCGAGGGCGGTTCGGGCGGCGCGCTAGCGATCGCGGTGTCCGACACCGTGCTGATGCTGCAGTTCTCGACGTACTCGGTGATCTCGCCCGAAGGCTGCGCGTCGATTCTGTGGAAGAGCGCGGCGAAGGCCCCTGAAGCGGCCGAAGCGCTTGGCTTGACGGCACATCGTTTGAAGGCGCTCGGCCTCATCGACAAGATCGTCAACGAGCCGCTCGGCGGCGCACACCGCGACGTGAAGGGCATGGCGGCGCTGCTGCGTCGCGCGCTGGCCGATACGCTGCGCCAATTCCAAGGCATGAGCGTGCCGGATTTGCGGCAACGCCGTTTCGAGCGGCTCATGGCCTACGGCAAGTTCAAAGAATCGTTCCCGGGCGCGTAAGCTATCAGGAGGCGCGGCGAGCGCGATTGCTTGCCGCACGTTCCCTACCGTGACCTCTGACGTGAACCCTTCTGTCGATCCCGCCGCCGAGTGCATCGTTCTCGATGCGCTCGGCGGCGTGCTTTCCGGGGTCCCGTCCGACGCGCTCATCGCGATCGCCTATAGCGGCGGCCTCGACTCCACCGTTCTGCTCGACGCGGCCGTGCGCGTCGCTGGCGCGGCGCGATGCGTGGCGCTGCACGTCCATCATGGTTTGAGCCCGAACGCCGATCGCTGGCTTGCGCACGGCGAGGCCGCCGCGCTCGCGCTTGGCGTGCGTTTCGATGCGGAGCGCGTGCGCGTGCGGCGAGACAACGGCGAGAGCCTCGAAGCGGCGGCGCGCGACGCGCGCTATCGCGCGCTCGATGCGATGTGCGCGCGACAAGGGGCGGTGGTACTGTGGCTCGCGCACCATGCCGACGATCAAGCGGAAACCGTGTTGCTTCAGCTACTGCGTGGTGCCGGCGTGGCGGGGCTCGCGGCCATGGCGCCGCAACGCGCCGATGAGCCGTCGGCCGTGCCGCGTGTGCGGCCGTTTCTTCATCTGCTGCGCGCGCAGCTCGAACGCTACGCGCATGTGCGCGGCTTGCGCTGGATCGAGGACGAATCGAATGCGGACACGCGCTATGCGCGCAATGCGCTGCGCCACGAGGTCTTGCCCGCGCTGAAGACGCACTTCCCCGGCTTTCGCGATGCGCTTGCGCGCACGGCCCGGCATGCGGCGACAGCGCAGCGGCTGCTCGACGATTTGGCGCGCATCGACCTGCGCGTGATCGCGCGAGACGACGGTGCCGCGCTTTCGCGCAAGGCGCTGACGGCGCTCGACGACGCTCGCGCGATGAACGTCATGCGCGTCTGGATCCGAGCGGCGGGGCTGCGGACGCCGTCCTCGGCGCGTCTAGGCGACATGTTGCGTCAACTGCGCGAGGCACGCGACGGGCATGGGCTCAGCGTGATGCATGGTGGCGCGCGCTTACGGATGTATCGGGACAAGATCTATTGGGAGAAGCACGCGCCCGAGCCGGCATCGCCGATCGACCCTCGCGAAACGCGGGACGAGCGCTCTTCGCCGCCGAGCGTGGCGCCGGGGCAGTCCAGCGAGGGCGCCGAAGACGATGCCGCGCGCGATGGACACGACCCGCACGATGCGAAGCGGACGGAGCGCCTGGCTTGGAGCGGTCAACAGGTGTGGCACTTGCCGCAGTGGCGCGGATCGATCGTGTTCGTGCCTGCGGCCGACGACGATACCGGCCCCGATACGGTGCCCGCGGCGTTGCTCGCCAGCGCGCCGCTGTCGGCGCGAGCGCGCACGGGCGGCGAGCGGATGCAGCGCATGTCGGGCGGCGCGGCGCGCACGCTGAAGAATTTGTTCCAGGAACTTGGGGTGCCGGCTTGGGAGCGCGACGTGCCGCTCATCTACATCGGCGGGACGTTGCTTTTCGTGCCGTTGCTGGGGTTGAACGGCGCCGTCGGGCAGTCTTTCCCGGCTTCGGCGCGGCGCGGTGGGCGCAGGCGCCTCGAATGGCGCCTGGACTTGCTGATCGCTTAAAAGGGCGCGCGGGCGGCTTGGCTCGGAGAAGAACGTTCGACCGATGGTGTCGCGCCCGATCGACACCGCGGGCGTCCCTCCGCTTGTTTTTTCGCCCTCGATCAAGTACGCTCGATGGCTCGCCCGATCCGCTTTCGCAGCCGTTTGCGCGCATTTTGCGCATTCGCGGCCTATTTCTGCGCTACCCGCGCGAGCGATAGGCCTCGCAGCAGGCGCTTCGCATCCGGGCAATCCGCGCACGCTGCATGCACGCATTCGCAGCCATCCTTCGTCGTCGTCGAAGCGCTCACGAGGCCGCGAGACAGAACGGCAGCCTCGCGGTTCTGCTCTTGACGCATCGGCGCGGTTTCTCCTCCAGTTCAGAACGACAATGGCACTCATCGTACATAAATACGGCGGCACTTCGATGGGCTCGGTTGAGCGCATCAAGAACGTTGCCAAGCGCATCGCGAAATGGCGTCAGGCCGGGCACAAGATGGTCGTCGTGCCCTCGGCGATGTCGGGCGAAACCAACCGCTTGCTCGGCCTCGCGAAAGAGCTCTCGAGCCAACCCAGCGCGCGCGAGCTCGACGTCATTGCGGCGACGGGCGAACAGGTCAGCGTGGGTCTCTTGTCGATCGCGCTGCAAGATATCGGCGTGCAATCCGTGAGCTACGCCGGCTGGCAAGTGCCGATCAAGACCGACAGCGCGTTCACCAAGGCGCGCATCAGCGAAATC
The sequence above is a segment of the Trinickia acidisoli genome. Coding sequences within it:
- the cysE gene encoding serine O-acetyltransferase, yielding MFKRLREDIATIRERDPAARSAWEVLTCYPGLHALVLHRLAHACWRARRRWLARFVSQIARFLTGIEIHPGATIGRRVFIDHGMGVVIGETAEVGDDCTIYQGVTLGGTLLTRGAKRHPTLERGVIVGAGAKVLGGFTIGEDAKIGSNAVVVKPVPAGGTAVGNPARVIMPADPKRSPEHAAFCAYGIAPNAEDPVSLALHGLIDHAATEKLRVNEIVAALERLGARLEAMQSGDAAVVDLQRLSAAIQGAVTTHDEVSGVAER
- a CDS encoding UDP-2,3-diacylglucosamine diphosphatase; the protein is MSARQDAGPRNVEASVPHEHGHARPHAPRPLLLISDLHLSTSIPRTVDAFEHFVRVTAESADSVFVLGDLFEYWIGDDMLRADPFAARIADILHSLSERGIALYIMHGNRDFLLGKRFMKAAGAIWLPDPFVMTAFGARIVLAHGDALCTADRKYQTFRRFARWRAAQLMFLAWPFKWRHALAERMRASSEEGRTRPPSPLYDVTHESVEALFRTSHTTTMIHGHTHKPARHQEMGGTRWVLPDWDFDHGAHRGGYLRIDAEGIHALPLD
- a CDS encoding peptidylprolyl isomerase, with product MVELHTNHGVIKLELDAEKAPKSVENFLNYVKKGHYDNTVFHRVIDGFMIQGGGFEAGMKQKPTDEPIDNEANNGLKNVKGSVAMARTNDPHSATAQFFINVNDNDFLNHTSPTPQGWGYAVFGRVVEGLDVVDKIKKVRTGSKGFHQDVPLDDVVIEKAVVVD
- a CDS encoding peptidylprolyl isomerase, translating into MKSFWLALGSAALIANVPAFAQTNATAGHPQVLLKTTDGDIKVELYPEKAPKTVANFLDYVKSGQYSGTIFHRVIPGFMIQGGGYTVSYAEKPTRAPIPLESRNGLKNAEGTIAMARTSDPNSATDQFFINTVDNAGLDYPNPDGNGYAVFGKVVSGMDVVKKIEAAPTTTRESMANVPQQPIVIQSATVVSK
- a CDS encoding tetratricopeptide repeat protein — its product is MKPSSGRMHRTAALAAASVLSLALAAFTSMAAHAQTSPAAVDGTPQIDASIAAQNWRAALAELDARIASHPQDAQAKFKRGAVLARLNRDDDAIRQFTELTQMYPELPEPYNNLAALYAKHGRYEDARAALETAVQTNPSYGLAYENLGDLYLHLAEQSYRRAQSLGQASPAAAQRIAAIERIVSAAAPAPAASSTAAEPREHMARTPALTSPGVEFGGSNGQFPTQPYIAPSH
- the cysS gene encoding cysteine--tRNA ligase; translation: MESLRIYNTLARDKQPFVPRRVGEVRMYVCGITVYDYCHVGHARLLVVFDLVQRWLRTLGYRVTYVRNITDVDDKIIRRAVENGETIKAVTDRYIAAMYEDADALGVARPDIEPRATDYIPQMLGMIDALVANGYAYHAQDGDVNYAVRKFARYGALSGKSLEDLRAGERVVANDAKEDPLDFVLWKHTKPGEPPECSWDSKYGPGRPGWHIECSAMGCALLGEHFDLHGGGQDLQFPHHENEIAQSEGATGQTFVNYWMHNGFVQIDNEKMSKSLGNFFTIRDVLAKYDPEVVRFFLVRAHYRSPINYSDVHLDDARAALTRLYTALKDVAPDSAPLDWSEAHAQRFREAMNDDFNTPVAVAVLFELATEVNRTRDAQLARQLRALAGTLGLLGREPRAFLQQAAGAQAADGLDVAAIETKIAARTAAKHAKDYAEADRIRAELLDAGVALEDKPGGLTEWRRV
- a CDS encoding DNA-3-methyladenine glycosylase family protein gives rise to the protein MATARKVPARASRKGDARASAAAAPFDTNEKTAAKRTATTKRPPAAKPNGAAAPVQIGTLEPAVTRPAYWDRACADLVKRDRILKRLIPKFGPVHLVNGDDPFVTLARSVVGQQISVQVAQAVWERIELACPKLAPQQFKKLGQEKLIACGLSKRKSEYLLDLAQHFVSGALHVDKWMSMDDEAVIAELTQIRGIGRWTAEMFLIFNLSRPDVLPLDDLGLIRAISVNYFSGEPVTRSEAREVAANWEPWRTVATWYMWRSLDGVAE
- a CDS encoding acetyl-CoA carboxylase carboxyltransferase subunit alpha — translated: MKTTFLDFEQPIAELEAKIEELRFVQDDSAVDISEEIERLSKKSQQLTKDLYASLSPWQVSQIARHPQRPYTLDYVNELFTDFHELHGDRAYADDLSIIGGLARFNGHPCMIIGQQKGRDTKERAARNFGMPRPEGYRKAERLMRLAEKFSLPLFTFIDTPGAYPGVGAEERGQSEAIGRNLYVMAELKTPIISTVIGEGGSGGALAIAVSDTVLMLQFSTYSVISPEGCASILWKSAAKAPEAAEALGLTAHRLKALGLIDKIVNEPLGGAHRDVKGMAALLRRALADTLRQFQGMSVPDLRQRRFERLMAYGKFKESFPGA
- the tilS gene encoding tRNA lysidine(34) synthetase TilS; amino-acid sequence: MNPSVDPAAECIVLDALGGVLSGVPSDALIAIAYSGGLDSTVLLDAAVRVAGAARCVALHVHHGLSPNADRWLAHGEAAALALGVRFDAERVRVRRDNGESLEAAARDARYRALDAMCARQGAVVLWLAHHADDQAETVLLQLLRGAGVAGLAAMAPQRADEPSAVPRVRPFLHLLRAQLERYAHVRGLRWIEDESNADTRYARNALRHEVLPALKTHFPGFRDALARTARHAATAQRLLDDLARIDLRVIARDDGAALSRKALTALDDARAMNVMRVWIRAAGLRTPSSARLGDMLRQLREARDGHGLSVMHGGARLRMYRDKIYWEKHAPEPASPIDPRETRDERSSPPSVAPGQSSEGAEDDAARDGHDPHDAKRTERLAWSGQQVWHLPQWRGSIVFVPAADDDTGPDTVPAALLASAPLSARARTGGERMQRMSGGAARTLKNLFQELGVPAWERDVPLIYIGGTLLFVPLLGLNGAVGQSFPASARRGGRRRLEWRLDLLIA